In Nematostella vectensis chromosome 12, jaNemVect1.1, whole genome shotgun sequence, the genomic window agctttctgtggggattaccaaggaatgcctcaactatggtaagtgtcaaaagctttctgtggggATTACCAAGGAATGCCTCAGCTATGGTAAgtgtcaaaagctttctgtggggATTACCAAGGAATGCCTCAGCTATGGTAAgtgtcaaaagctttctgtggAGATTACCTAGGAATGCCTCAACTATGGTAAgtgtcaaaagctttctgtggggATTACCAAGGAATGCCTCAGCTATGGTAAgtgtcaaaagctttctgtggggATTACCAAGGAATGCCTCAAGTATGGTATgtgtcaaaagctttctgtggggATTACCAAGGAATGCCTCAGCTTTGGTAAgtgtcaaaagctttctgtggggattaccaaggaatgcctcaactatggtaagtgtcaaaagctttctgtggggATTACCAAGGAATGCCTCAGCTATGGTAAgtgtcaaaagctttctgtgagGATTACCAAGGAATGCCTCAGCTATGGTAAgtgtcaaaagctttctgtggAGATTACCTAGGAATGCCTCAACTATGGTATGTGTCaaaagcttcctgtggaggtTACCAAGGAATGCCTCAGCTTTGGTAAGTGTCAAACGCTTTCTGTGGGAATTACCAAGGAATGCCTCAGCTATGGTAAgtgtcaaaagctttctgtggggATTACCAAGGAATGCCTCAGCTATGGTAAgtgtcaaaagctttctgtggggATTACCAAGGAATGCCTCAGCTATGATAAGTGTCaaaagcttcctgtggaggtTACCAAGGAATACCTCAACTATGGTAAgtgtcaaaagctttctgtggggATTACCAAGGAATACCTCAACTATGGTAAgtgtcaaaagctttctgtggggATTACCAAGGAATGCCTCAGCTATGGTAAgtgtcaaaagctttctgtggAGGTTACCAAGGAATACCTCAACTATGGTAAgtgtcaaaagctttctgtggggATTACCAAGGAATACCTCAACTATGGTAAGTGTCaaaagcttcctgtggaggtTACCAAGGAATACCTCAACTATGGTAAgtgtcaaaagctttctgtggggATTACCAAGGAATGCCTCAGCTATGGTAAgtgtcaaaagctttctgtggggTTTACCTAGGAATGCCTCAGCTTTGGTATGTGTCaaaagcttcctgtggaggtTACCAAGGAATGCCTCAGCTATGGTAAGTGTTaaaagctttctgtggggATTACCAAGGAATGCCTCAGCTTTGGTAAgtgtcaaaagctttctgtggggATTACCAAGGAATGCCTCAGCTTTGGTAAgtgtcaaaagctttctgtggggATTACCAAGGAATGCCTCAAGTATGGTATgtgtcaaaagctttctgtAGGAATTACCTAGGAATGCCTCAGCTTTGGTAAgtgtcaaaagctttctgtggggATTACCTAGGAATGCCTCAACTATGGCAAGTGTCAAGCTTTCTGTGGGAATTACCAAGGAATGCCTCAGCTATGGTAAGtttcaaaagctttctgtgggAATTACCAAGGAATGCCTCAGCTTTGGTAAgtgtcaaaagctttctgtAGGAATTACCTAGGAATACCTCAACTATGGTAAGTTTCAAGCTTTCTGTAGGAATTACCTAGGAATGCCTCAACTATGGTATgtgtcaaaagctttctgtggggATTACCTAGGAATGCCTCAGCTTTGGTAAgtgtcaaaagctttctgtggAGATTACCAAGGAATGCCTCAGCTTTGGTATgtgtcaaaagctttctgtggggATTACCAAGGAATGCCTCAACTATGGTATgtgtcaaaagctttctgtAGGAATTACCTAGGAATGCCTCAACTATGGCAAGTGTCAAGCTTTCTGTGGGGATTATCAAAGAGTATAGGAGTATAAAGTATACTACATGTTGCTTTTAATATTGTGTTATATCATGTATGTTATACTTTCAtctattgttttttaatgcaCCATGGTATTGATTTCAGCGTATGAGATGACTCTAGAGGAGGGGCTGAAGGTGGAAAAGAGGATGTTCCATACCACATTTGCTCTTGTAAGTACAGTCAACGCCCTGTTGAAGTCTTGAAGCTTTTACTTCTTCAGGTGTGAATTCACTTATTTAATAGTTAGTAGATACAGATGAAAAGTGATATTTATTAGAAACTAGAAGATAACCTTGAAAATTTCAAGAATGATTGCTCGATGTGCGGTGCTTTAAAATTATGTCACATGGGGTGTTGTGATGTCACATCCAGTGAAATCAGGGCAAAGTGTTTATTGATTCACTGGTTGGAAGTTTACTGGTGCGAACGGCTCAGGGAATAAATAGTAAAACCGTTTTCGCATTAATGACAAAGCCACTCATTGTCTCCCGATGTAAGTTATGGGAAAAAGGCTGGGCTTGGGATATCACCCCTTGTTGTATCCTATAACACCACAATTAGCGAGAAACCAACCAGGGTACACTCTCCCGAAAATAATTTTACGACCTACCGATTTGCGTATCTCTTGCGAATGTGGTTGAATCACGGCTAGCGCTTTTTTAAATGACAAGATATTAGGCAAGTGAATCCACACTTTATTGAATAAACATCTATCACAGTCTGGGGTTATGTAACCAGCACATTCCAGAGATTCGCGGCATTGTCACTTATGAAAATAGCGGGATCACTCACTCACActcacactcactcactcactcacactcactcactcacactcactcactcactcactcactcactcactcactcactcactcactcactcactcactcactcactcactcactcactcactcactcactcactcactcactcactcactcactcactcactcactcactcactcactcactcactcactcactcactcactcactcactcactcactcactcactcactcactcactcactcactcactcactcactcactcactcactcactcactcactcactcactcactcactcactcactcactcactcactcactcactcactcactcactcactcactcactcactcactcactcactcactcactcactcactcactcactcactcactcactcactcactcactcactcactcactcactcactcactcactcactcactcactcactcactcactcactcactcactcactcactcactcactcactcactcactcactcactcactcactcactcactcactcactcactcactcactcactcactcactcactcactcactcaatcactcactcactcactcactcactcactcactcactcactcactcactcactcactcactcactcactcactcactcactattttttttttttaggatgatCGAAAAGAAGGAATGACAGCTTTCATCGAGAAAAGGAAGCCGGAATTTAAAGACAACTAGAAGAGAAGCATTGGTCCAATAGCTTTGTGTCTTACTAAATAGAAAGTCTAAGCTCTTCGGCAGTGGATTTATCCGTCAGCCACAGACTCAGTGTCATTAGTTCATCAAATGGCTCTGCGCAGTGGTGCTCTGGCTAAATCCATTCAGTGCAAGTGTGGGATCTCTACTGGGTGTGAACATGGTCAGGGTGTGCAATGATGctattaaagaatgtcgatcaaccactcctttgttattgtttacaaatgaaaatacaacggtgtTTGGCAAGAAAATTTcgaaattgtattttttagggcTTCTGAGGTGTTTTTTAGGGTCGAATATCCCGACGAGCATCTCCAACACTTTTACCCTgtagatcccccccccctccccgggcATAGAATGCACCATTTAAACTAACTGCCGTCATAGAGTACTACTGTAGAAGTATCTCTCCACTCTTatcacgggctataggataacttTTATCTGAAGTGATGTCTAATGCTTGTTAAAACACGCATCCCTACCTCTACTGGCtgtatttgccttggtttcgcTCCCCTAGCAAGCTCACTGCGCTTACGACCTTTCAAACGACGCACGCGCTTTGTAACCGCCGCCGCCTGGTATATGAGTAACCCGAACCCCAGCGGCGCGTTTTTCTCTTCCCCACTATAAAATATAGTATTCTTGGGGTAGGGATGATGTTGAGGTAGGAATACGCCTTCAGCCGTAAAGCTATCCTTGCTTTCGTAatataacagttttttttaaccattTGTAGATTACAGATTTGAACAGAGGAGAAGCGAATTGGCTTAACGAAGAGTGATTTCAATTAATACTTCTGCGACAGATACGAGAGACTGTAAAATGATTCTTGTTGTCatggaaaataaaaggagACACAGACAAAGGTAAGACGTTGATATACAGCGTTTTTATTGAGGTCCTTTACTACAAGGACTTTGAATAATCAATAagaaaatgtttacaatgaatAACTAATTTGTTGATATAGAACAGGCGCTCTGCAAAGCTCAAAATCATATTGAGTACAGACCATTGTATACAAGACACGTGATTGGTGGAGAGACCGCTTGTATACAAGACACGTGATTGGTGGAGAGACCGCTGTATACAAGACATGTGATTGGTGGAGAAACGGATTTCGAGCATGTACTATCATTATTTGGAGAGAaacgtcacagcgtgtcacgaacaacaacaacatactTGTACTTTCCTGTCACGCTGTCATGTCACGCTATGACGTCGCGTATCAAAACGCACGAAAAACTGAGAGCTACACCTTAGGATTAACGAAAGCTTCGTTGTGTTCATCAGTATAATGCTGAGCCTAAAAAACATAAGCTATATAGGACTAGTTGTTTATCTCTAAATATGTTAATCTAATCACGCGCCCTATCTTAGAAACGGCGTTTATTACAATTATCCTATTTCCAACGTAACTGCAAGGCTAAATACACCAACCTTGCATTCCACACCTCGGTGATATCTTTTGTACGGGTTATGAACAGGAAATCCCAATTTCTCCGTAGTTTTCTGACGAAAAAGTTTATCACGAATGCAAATAGAGAGCGAGTGCGGCTTGGAGCAACTGTTTAGAATGGGATCACTCTCGTGAAACAGATGCTGCAGTGACTCACTTTCTGAGCAAGCGTCAATAATGGCCTTCTTACCGACATCACTGATGTGATTATATGAGATGTCAAGAGCCTGTAAAGATTTAGTCTTAGTCACATACTTTGCAAGTGCACACATACCTTCGTCACCTATGTTGTTACATGCTAAAGATAGTTTCTCGAGAGAAGTATTTTTCGATAACGCTTTAGAAATTGATCTTGCACCGTCCATATTTATACAACAGCCATCAAGTATCAGAGACTTCAGCCTGCAACTGTTGTCCTGAAGTATGTTTGCAATAGCATTTAGTCCTTCTAGTCCTATTGGGTTAGCACTCATATCTAAAAGTGTCACATTTTGTATGGCTTTCGCTAATGCTCGAGTGCCAGAGGGGCCAATCCCTGCGTTAACTAATGTAAGTTCGGTCACTTTTGTGTTGAGAGCAAGGCCATCAGAAATACGTTGCGCACCTAGATCGACAATATTACCATGACTATGAATCGATGTCAGTCTCGTGATAGTATTGTTGTGCCTCAACATTTCACCGAAAGCCTGTCCGGCATCAGGCGTCACGCGACCAGGATTTATCGCGAGTGTtcgtattgtagtattgaacTTCAATGCTTCTGCAATATACTGAACGCCAGCATCTCCCAAAATTTCTCCCCCAATGTAAATATCGGTAAGAGTAGTATTGCCAGATAATACCTCGGCCAATGCAATGGCACAATTGTCATCTATACTTGGAGAATGAATGTGAAATGTCGATAGGGTAGAATTGTCTTTCAAAGACTTGACCAATCTAACCCATGTCGTGTATTTATCACTTGAACCGAAAAGAAAAGACCGGATTGATGAGTTACGTGACAGGAGGTCGTCTATCGAGCTTTCGGTGTTTTCAGAAGACTTTCTAATAACGAGGTTCAGGGTTAGTAAAGACGAGGAGGAAGCCATCGCATCGACGAGCTGCTGAGGAATTGTGGTGCCCTCTTTGTCAATCAAAATAGTGAGGTGACTGAGGGGAGGCGCACCACTGGCGCTACGGTCAGTTTGCGGGCTCAATATTTCAGACGAATCGCGTGACAACAAATGTGACAATCCAATTAAAGTGCTAGAATGATCGACATCAGCAGCAACTCTGCACGGCAAACGCTGATATACCTCTTGTAGCCAACTACTTTCGATATCTTCGCATTCTGCTAAACAATCACAAAGCAGAGAGAACGGTAAACAATGCTCATGCCAATCACAAATGGGTACCCCCAGCGATGACATTTCTGGTACCAACGGCGCGAGTGCTTCTATGGCTTTTCTCGCATTGCCACCAATCATAACTGCGAGATCGTACATGGTAGCGGTATAAAAAAAGGTCTCATTACGTAAGAGTTCAGGATCAACGATTCCTTGCGCAAGTCTGCTGGCCAAATACAAAGCACAGAAATAGTCCTGAAAAGACTTGTGGTTAAAAGAATACAAAAACACAGGCCGTATTGCACTTGACGGCTTCTCCTTTCTAAGAAAACCTATTTTCATCAGGTCTTCTGATGGTTTGCAAAGGCGGAAAGTGACGGCATTTTCTTTCAGAGAATCAAAAGCAATTTTACCGAGTTCCAAATGTAGCGCTCGAATCTCGTCCTCGTTTAAGCTCCTATTTTCCTTTTCGCAAAATCGTCTTGTCCGTAAGTACACTACTTCATCGTAAAGTTGCCTTAGACTGATATCCTTTTCGAAAGTTTTATTTGCATTAGTCTGACTATGTTCTTGAAAGCAAAGACAGTAGAGAGCTAATGTTAGGGGATTAGAGAAATCAAAATTGCAAATCCCTTGTAAGCTAATTCGAAAAAGAAATTGATCTAGAGGAAAAAGCTTTCTTATGTAGTCCTGTACATCACACAATCCCTTGAGATGTAGAACATTGCCTCCCACAAAGTGCTTGTATAAGTTGTAACCTTGACTAATTTGTTCTGGTCTGGCTTCCTGTGACCTGATTGTAACGAGAACGTTACTCGTGGCAAAAGCTTTCCTAGTTATTACTGCACCTAATCTCTCTTTTACGTTACTCGCCTCTACTGGAAGTTCATCGTAGCCGTCTAAGATCATTAGGATCTTAGACTGGTTCTCCTTCATGTAATCAAACACCTGCTTTCTCTCCTCATCAGAGGTTTCTGATGACAGGAGTTGCTCCTGCATTGCTTTGGCAATTCCCCCATCTTTCATTTCTTTGCATCTCAAAAAGAGCAGCAGTTCAACTTCTGGAAAAGATTCAGATGTAGGCAATTCTCCTTTAGCCCAGTCAAAGGCAAGCTTTTGACACAAAGTAGTTTTGCCGGCACCTGATTCCCCCTCTATTAGTACTCTGCATGCTTCCTTCAATTGCCCATCAACAACAAACAGGCCATCCATCTTCACGTCAGAGCAAGTGTCTCTATTGACCAGTTTCAGCTCTGAGAACATCTTGTTGAGGTGGAAGTCATACCTAATACCACCAAAGTCATTGCCATGGAGGTTATCAAGCGGCTCTATCAATGCATTCTCACCAGTTGTGTACTTTTCACGCAGACACTTGATCAGGTTTTCAATAACTAGGAAGGTCCAAACAGaatagttttattttgtttgagaTTTACATTTTATAATTAAAAGTAAGTAGGTGCCCGAGTAGGTGCATTCAGGTTGGCTGTGTTATTCATTTATTAAAATACTTGTTTGATTCTCTGATTACCCTGACAAGAGAACTTAAAACAAGTTTATTAATTTGCGAGTCATTATTTTTGGTCTTCACTATCACACAAACAAGGCCcgatttggaaaaaaaagttatttcaTGGATTGGATGGATTATGTGATTCTGAGAAAAATACATCCAGAAAATACTTCCAGAAAAGAGCATTCGAAatttcatgattttttttttgtggtaGTGGGGGGAA contains:
- the LOC116617908 gene encoding NLR family CARD domain-containing protein 4, with product MASVLSGTEGKDNFSRLCRLLVDGGTKALLTVFNSIHPPSSLAKSLKKNKATLKKLLNKKVIRQEQWDLLFPPSGSLPDAKNYDITLLFCLLRNICSLKPPSTTSGWDDLPPLTDTTMEANMCRLKWHGNKMFAHVKSTELKEGDFLQYWSEISKAIVDLGGVTEGEVDALKDAPLGEECKNVLEDWYYHDLELAKEVSELRVTTAKEFSKLSATTEKMSEDIQHSMSSTSKEVSMLSATTEKIAGDVQDIKRSIQGQSSSGHVANISNVTLKECATSAVADNAAVSNTASASVEKPHTRPKVIENLIKCLREKYTTGENALIEPLDNLHGNDFGGIRYDFHLNKMFSELKLVNRDTCSDVKMDGLFVVDGQLKEACRVLIEGESGAGKTTLCQKLAFDWAKGELPTSESFPEVELLLFLRCKEMKDGGIAKAMQEQLLSSETSDEERKQVFDYMKENQSKILMILDGYDELPVEASNVKERLGAVITRKAFATSNVLVTIRSQEARPEQISQGYNLYKHFVGGNVLHLKGLCDVQDYIRKLFPLDQFLFRISLQGICNFDFSNPLTLALYCLCFQEHSQTNANKTFEKDISLRQLYDEVVYLRTRRFCEKENRSLNEDEIRALHLELGKIAFDSLKENAVTFRLCKPSEDLMKIGFLRKEKPSSAIRPVFLYSFNHKSFQDYFCALYLASRLAQGIVDPELLRNETFFYTATMYDLAVMIGGNARKAIEALAPLVPEMSSLGVPICDWHEHCLPFSLLCDCLAECEDIESSWLQEVYQRLPCRVAADVDHSSTLIGLSHLLSRDSSEILSPQTDRSASGAPPLSHLTILIDKEGTTIPQQLVDAMASSSSLLTLNLVIRKSSENTESSIDDLLSRNSSIRSFLFGSSDKYTTWVRLVKSLKDNSTLSTFHIHSPSIDDNCAIALAEVLSGNTTLTDIYIGGEILGDAGVQYIAEALKFNTTIRTLAINPGRVTPDAGQAFGEMLRHNNTITRLTSIHSHGNIVDLGAQRISDGLALNTKVTELTLVNAGIGPSGTRALAKAIQNVTLLDMSANPIGLEGLNAIANILQDNSCRLKSLILDGCCINMDGARSISKALSKNTSLEKLSLACNNIGDEGMCALAKYVTKTKSLQALDISYNHISDVGKKAIIDACSESESLQHLFHESDPILNSCSKPHSLSICIRDKLFRQKTTEKLGFPVHNPYKRYHRGVECKVGVFSLAVTLEIG